The genomic stretch GAAATCCTTAACCGGAAAAAACTATGTAGAAAGAGCTGTTTTGAAAGCTATTGAAAATAAAATTGCCATTTATGCCATTCATACGGCTTTTGATAATGATTTCTTTGGAGTAAATCACGGAATTTGCAGCCAGTTGGGATTAAAGAATATGAAAATTCTTCAGCCTAAAGAAAATAACCTGAAACAGCTTACTGTTTTTGTTCCCAAAGATTATTCGGAAAAAGTAAAAGAAGCAATGTTCTCTGCAGGAGCAGGAAGCATTGGCTTTTATGACGAATGTAGTTTTACCGTTAATGGAAACGGAACATTCAGACCCGTTGAAGGATCAAACCCATTTTCCGGACAACAGAACATCAGGGAAAATGCTGATGAAGATATGATTTCAGTTATTTTTGAAGGCTTTAAGCAAGGACAGATTGTAGGAGCAATGAAAGCTGCACATCCTTATGAAGAAGTGGCCCATCAGATATACAGTCTTGATAATAAAAACCATCATGTTGGCTTAGGAATGTATGGTGAACTGGAAGAAGAGATGGACGAAAAGGATTTCTTAAGATTTGTAAAAGAAAAATTTAACCTTGAAATTATTAAACATTCCGCTTTTAATAACAAAAAAATTAAAAGAGTAGGGGTTCTGGGAGGCTCCGGAGCCAGTGGAATACGTGCTGCAGTTTCCAAAAAATGTGATGCTTACCTTACCGGAGATCTTAAATATCATGACTATTTTTTAGCCGAGTCTAAAATGCTGATCTGTGATATAGGACATTATGAATCAGAACAATTTGTAAGTCAACAATTATTTGAAATTTTATCACAAAAATTTAGTACATTTGCAATTTCAAAATCTATTGAAAAAACAAACCCAGTAAATTATTTCATTTAAATATGGCAAAAACCAACGATATTTCAGTTGAAGAAAAATTAAGAGCTTTATACGATTTACAGATCATTGATTCAAGATTGGATGAAATCCGAAATACTAGAGGAGAATTGCCAATTGAAGTTGAAGATCTTGAAATCGAGATTGAAGGTCTTGAAAAAAGAGCTGAAAAATTTCATGCAGACATCAAAGATCAGGACGATCAGATCAAAACAAAGCATGAAGTGATTAACCATGCAAAAACTTTAATTGAGAAATACAAATCTCAGCAGGATGATGTAAGAAACAATAAAGAGTTTGAAGCATTAGGGAAAGAAATGGAATTCCAGGATCTGGAAATTCAGCTTGCTGAAAAAAGAATTAAAGAATTCGGAGCTAAAATCGCTCACAAAAACGAAACTTTAAGCGAATTAACTTCAAAGATCAACGACTTAAAAAGCCACCTAAAATTCAAGAAAGAAGAATTAGATGGTTTGATCTCTGAAACTCAGAAAGAAGAAGAATATCTAATTGAGCAGTCTAAAGAATTCGCAGGTAAAATTGACGAGAGATTATTGGCTTCTTATAACAGAATCAGAACAAACTCTATCAACGGTCTTGCGGTAGTAGGATTAGAAAGAGGAGCTCCAAAAGGATCTTTCTTCACCATCCCACCACAAAAGCAAATGGAAATTGCTCAGAGAAAGAAAATCATTATTGACGAACACTCTGGGAAAATCCTTGTTGACGATGAGTTGGTAATGGAAGAAAACGAAAAAATGAAATCTGTAATTAAATTCTAATTATTGATTTTCACAATACAAAAGCTGTTTCATTTTGAGACAGCTTTTTTTTGTATTTGTGTAAACGCGAATACCACAAATATCTTCACAAATAAAACTAATGTTTTTCAGGAATACTGTTAATGGTCTTATAGCTTTTTTGTCATTCCACAGGAATCTGTATATAGCAGAACAAAATGTAGGGCTAGATTCCTATGGAATGATAAAGAGTACATTAAAAAATATGCATAATCTGTTCAATCTGCGAAAAATAAAATTCAATAGAAACGGGTTGAAGCCAAAAGCTAATCCATCATGATGAAACCCCTATAAAAAAACCGCTTCATTTGAAGCGGTTAATATAATTTTAATCCTGATGATCATACATCTTATTATAAAGGGCCATAAATTTCTCTTTTACAGCCTTTCTTTTCAGTTTAAGGGTAGGAGTCAGAAGTCCGGTTTCAATACTCCAAACCTCAGGAGTAAGCTCAATCTTCTTAATTTTCTCCCAGTTGCCAAGATGTTCATTAATCCCATCAATTTCTTTTTCAATTCTCTGCTTCAATTCCGCACTTTTTGCAATTTCTTCAGGTGTAGAACCAATGTTGAGGTTATTTCTCATTGCCCAGCTTTTGGCAAATTCAAAATCAGGTTGTACCAGAGCACACGGCATTTTTTCACCATCACCTACCACCATAATCTGCTCAATGAATTTTGAGGCTTTGGCTAAATTTTCAATAGTCTGAGGGGCAATATATTTTCCACCGGATGTCTTAAACATTTCTTTCTTACGATCAGTAATTTGGAGGAATCCATCACTGTCAATATGGCCAATATCCCCTGTTTTAAAGAATCCGTCTTCGGTAAATGCTTCTCTGGTCATCTCTTCATTCTGGAAATACCCTTTAAATACAGAAGGCCCTTTTACTGTAATTTCGCCGTCTTCCTGAATTTTTACCTGTAAATTATCCAACGGAATTCCGACGGTTCCAACTTTCATTTTTTCAAAACTGTTGACAGAAATTACAGGTGATGTTTCCGTTAATCCATATCCTTCCAAAATAGGAATTCCTGCATTCTGGAACATTAAATTCAGTCTGGTAGACAATGCTGCTGATCCTGAAACCAAAGTAACTATTTCGCCTCCCAAACCTTCTCTCCATTTTGAGAATACCAGCTTGTCAGCAATAAGTTCCTGAATACCTGACGGCTTGGAAACAGATTTCTTTTTGGTAATTAAATTTAAAGCCCAGAAGAATATTTTTGATTTTAAGCCGCCTGCAGAAGAGCCGGTATTATAGATCTTATCATATACTTTTTCTACCAGTCTTGGGACTACAGTCATATAATGAGGCTTCACTTCTTTTACGTTTTCACCCATTTTTTCAATACTTTCAGCGAAGTAAAGAGAAAAACCA from Chryseobacterium indologenes encodes the following:
- a CDS encoding AMP-dependent synthetase/ligase is translated as MTIKRLFDIPHYALAKYPKTDMFVTKYHGEWKKTSTQEFINEGNKISRGLLKLGIKPGDKIALITTNSRTEWAIMDFGLSQIGVVSVPVYPSISPEDYEFIFNNAEIQYCFVSDKDLLNKVMKVKHNIPTLQGIFTFDKISGAANWSEILDLGEDESTQIEVEDLSNAINTEDLATIIYTSGTTGRPKGVMLTHNNIVSNVLGSIPRIPKKKSLDYKETRALSFLPICHIFERMLFYLYQYNGFSLYFAESIEKMGENVKEVKPHYMTVVPRLVEKVYDKIYNTGSSAGGLKSKIFFWALNLITKKKSVSKPSGIQELIADKLVFSKWREGLGGEIVTLVSGSAALSTRLNLMFQNAGIPILEGYGLTETSPVISVNSFEKMKVGTVGIPLDNLQVKIQEDGEITVKGPSVFKGYFQNEEMTREAFTEDGFFKTGDIGHIDSDGFLQITDRKKEMFKTSGGKYIAPQTIENLAKASKFIEQIMVVGDGEKMPCALVQPDFEFAKSWAMRNNLNIGSTPEEIAKSAELKQRIEKEIDGINEHLGNWEKIKKIELTPEVWSIETGLLTPTLKLKRKAVKEKFMALYNKMYDHQD
- a CDS encoding Nif3-like dinuclear metal center hexameric protein; its protein translation is MKLRTVISKIEEEISIRQAEDFDNVGLLCGVPDRDVSGILVCHDALENVVDEAIEKNCNLIVCFHPIIFSGLKSLTGKNYVERAVLKAIENKIAIYAIHTAFDNDFFGVNHGICSQLGLKNMKILQPKENNLKQLTVFVPKDYSEKVKEAMFSAGAGSIGFYDECSFTVNGNGTFRPVEGSNPFSGQQNIRENADEDMISVIFEGFKQGQIVGAMKAAHPYEEVAHQIYSLDNKNHHVGLGMYGELEEEMDEKDFLRFVKEKFNLEIIKHSAFNNKKIKRVGVLGGSGASGIRAAVSKKCDAYLTGDLKYHDYFLAESKMLICDIGHYESEQFVSQQLFEILSQKFSTFAISKSIEKTNPVNYFI
- a CDS encoding zinc ribbon domain-containing protein, yielding MAKTNDISVEEKLRALYDLQIIDSRLDEIRNTRGELPIEVEDLEIEIEGLEKRAEKFHADIKDQDDQIKTKHEVINHAKTLIEKYKSQQDDVRNNKEFEALGKEMEFQDLEIQLAEKRIKEFGAKIAHKNETLSELTSKINDLKSHLKFKKEELDGLISETQKEEEYLIEQSKEFAGKIDERLLASYNRIRTNSINGLAVVGLERGAPKGSFFTIPPQKQMEIAQRKKIIIDEHSGKILVDDELVMEENEKMKSVIKF